From the Paenibacillus sp. FSL H8-0548 genome, one window contains:
- the metE gene encoding 5-methyltetrahydropteroyltriglutamate--homocysteine S-methyltransferase, with amino-acid sequence MTISSVLGYPRIGANREWKKALEGFWSGKLEESEFHGQLEEIRLNHLRKQQEKGIDLIAVNDFSYYDHILDTAAMFGIIPKRFAYEGGIVPLSLYYGIARGTKDATASEMTKWFNTNYHYIVPELDGALPVLTENKPLTAYREAKEKLGIEGKPVIVGPLTFLKLSKGYNKSETDVWLERLLPLYIQVLQELAAEGVQWVQIDEPILVTKLSADDLQRLKTVYEAFASAVPGLNIMLQTYFESVEYYKEIVSLPVKGIGLDFVHGLSGNLSAIKEQGFPADKFLGAGVIDGRGIWKASLREKLALIDELSGLVTADQLIVQSSCSLLHVPVTVGNEKKLAAELQNALAFADEKLSELVLLAKAQSEGGAQIAKELEECDRDLEALKQSGVRNRTDIKQAVAAISTQKAERSVPFAERHAAQQNKWQLPLFPTTTIGSFPQSAEVRKARQLWRKAEWSNEQYANFIREQIDIWIKLQEEIGLDVLVHGEFERTDMVEFFGEKLAGFAFTQFGWVQSYGSRCVKPPIIYGDVAFEEAMTVEETKYAQSKTKQPVKGMLTGPITIMNWSFVRDDITREQIAYQLAYALRQEVEALEQAGIGMIQVDEPAVREGLPLKEEDQAEYLAWAVKAFRMTTCTVQETTQIHTHMCYCEFHDMIGSIEDMDADVISIETSRSHGELIHSFELNTYKLGIGLGVYDIHSPRIPRVEEMTSMIDRALRVLDPKLFWINPDCGLKTRGYDETVESLRNMVEATLIARTQHSALA; translated from the coding sequence ATGACGATAAGCAGTGTTTTGGGATATCCCCGTATTGGTGCAAATAGAGAATGGAAGAAAGCGTTGGAAGGTTTCTGGTCAGGCAAGCTGGAGGAATCGGAGTTTCATGGACAGCTGGAGGAAATACGCTTGAATCATCTGCGCAAGCAGCAGGAGAAGGGTATTGACTTAATCGCGGTAAATGATTTTAGTTATTATGATCATATTTTGGATACGGCTGCAATGTTCGGTATTATTCCAAAACGGTTCGCTTATGAAGGCGGCATCGTACCGTTGTCACTCTATTACGGAATTGCTCGTGGAACGAAGGATGCTACAGCAAGTGAAATGACCAAATGGTTCAATACGAACTATCATTATATCGTGCCTGAGCTGGATGGGGCTTTGCCGGTGCTTACAGAGAATAAGCCGCTGACAGCTTACCGCGAAGCGAAAGAAAAGCTTGGTATTGAAGGGAAACCGGTGATCGTAGGACCACTGACGTTCCTGAAGCTTTCCAAAGGCTATAACAAATCAGAGACTGATGTATGGCTGGAGCGTTTGCTTCCACTCTATATTCAGGTTTTGCAAGAGCTTGCGGCAGAAGGGGTTCAATGGGTTCAAATCGACGAGCCGATTCTCGTTACGAAGCTAAGTGCAGATGATTTGCAGCGTCTAAAGACGGTCTATGAGGCGTTTGCTTCAGCCGTACCAGGCCTTAACATTATGCTTCAAACTTATTTTGAATCGGTAGAATATTATAAAGAAATCGTTTCTCTTCCTGTCAAAGGAATTGGTCTTGATTTTGTACATGGCTTATCCGGAAATCTCTCAGCTATCAAGGAGCAAGGCTTCCCAGCTGACAAGTTTTTAGGCGCTGGCGTCATCGATGGCCGCGGCATCTGGAAGGCATCGCTTCGTGAAAAACTGGCGTTGATCGATGAGCTGTCTGGACTTGTAACAGCTGATCAGCTTATTGTACAGTCGTCATGCAGCCTGCTTCATGTTCCCGTAACGGTGGGAAATGAGAAAAAGCTTGCAGCTGAGCTTCAGAATGCGCTTGCCTTTGCAGATGAGAAGCTAAGCGAGCTGGTTCTTCTGGCGAAGGCTCAATCCGAGGGTGGAGCTCAAATAGCAAAAGAGCTTGAAGAATGCGATCGTGATCTTGAGGCATTGAAGCAATCAGGCGTACGCAATCGTACAGACATTAAGCAAGCTGTCGCTGCTATCAGCACGCAGAAGGCGGAACGCAGCGTACCTTTCGCTGAGCGTCATGCCGCACAACAGAACAAATGGCAATTGCCGCTGTTCCCGACAACCACCATTGGCAGCTTCCCGCAATCAGCTGAAGTGCGCAAGGCGCGTCAGCTTTGGCGCAAGGCAGAATGGAGCAACGAGCAATATGCTAATTTCATTCGTGAGCAGATCGATATTTGGATCAAGCTGCAGGAGGAAATTGGACTGGATGTTCTCGTTCACGGCGAGTTTGAAAGAACAGATATGGTCGAGTTTTTTGGTGAAAAGCTTGCGGGCTTTGCATTCACACAGTTCGGCTGGGTGCAATCATATGGCTCTCGCTGCGTGAAACCGCCAATTATTTATGGCGATGTAGCATTCGAAGAAGCGATGACTGTCGAGGAAACGAAGTATGCGCAATCGAAAACCAAGCAGCCTGTTAAAGGCATGCTGACGGGACCGATTACGATTATGAACTGGTCGTTCGTTCGCGATGACATTACACGTGAGCAAATTGCTTATCAGTTGGCCTATGCGCTTAGACAAGAGGTTGAAGCGCTTGAGCAAGCAGGCATCGGTATGATTCAAGTGGATGAGCCAGCTGTTCGCGAAGGGCTGCCGCTTAAAGAAGAAGATCAAGCGGAGTATCTGGCATGGGCTGTCAAAGCATTCCGCATGACTACCTGCACGGTACAGGAAACGACGCAAATTCATACGCATATGTGTTATTGCGAGTTCCATGACATGATCGGTTCCATTGAAGATATGGATGCGGATGTTATTTCCATCGAAACATCGCGCAGCCATGGCGAGCTTATTCATAGCTTTGAGCTGAATACCTACAAGCTGGGTATCGGTCTTGGTGTCTATGATATCCATAGCCCGCGTATTCCTCGGGTAGAGGAAATGACGAGTATGATCGATCGCGCGCTGCGTGTGCTTGATCCGAAGCTGTTCTGGATTAATCCGGATTGCGGACTAAAAACTCGCGGCTACGATGAGACGGTGGAATCCTTGCGCAACATGGTGGAAGCGACGTTGATCGCTCGTACACAGCATTCCGCTTTGGCATAA
- a CDS encoding alpha/beta-type small acid-soluble spore protein, which translates to MSRRNSNTLVVPQARAAIEQLKMEAAQQLGVQFSQTGYNGNLSTRDAGSIGGYITKKLVQIAEQQLGQRGF; encoded by the coding sequence ATGAGCAGAAGAAATTCGAATACACTAGTTGTACCGCAAGCAAGAGCAGCCATTGAGCAGTTAAAAATGGAAGCAGCACAGCAGCTCGGCGTCCAATTCTCACAAACAGGCTATAACGGAAACTTATCCACTCGTGATGCCGGCTCAATCGGCGGTTACATTACGAAGAAATTAGTTCAAATCGCAGAGCAGCAATTAGGTCAACGCGGATTCTAA